The DNA region ACAACCCAATCAGTATCTATTCCAATCTGTCTGAACAGACTTATAAGACGAGGCATCATTTCTGCAACTCCCCCACCCTGAGCCGTAGAATTGACCATCCAGACTTTTGTACCTTTCAGCTTTGGCACTAATACACATGCTTCACTTTGCAGCGCCCGCAATCCAGGTGAAAGTGTTGCATACAAGTCATAATCATCCAACTTTACCCCTATATTAACTTCAATCGTTCTTATCATTCAAATAATAATGCGGAAATTTTACCCTTATTTGTAAAATACCCGACGACTATTCAAATGTTTAACAATCAGTTTCTATGAAACTACGTATATCAATTATTAAAAAAATATAAATTACAAAATACTATCATTATCAAACGATTACACAGAAAACCTGAATTATGAATTACACTACAGCTTCAAGTTTAAAACTTTCGGAAGAAAAATCGAATACCTTTCCATTGGCGCTCCTGGCTTTGTTTATGGGGGTATGGCTATGGACATTGATAGACACCTCAGATATAAACAACTGGTTTCTTGAAAATACATTGACCTTCTTATTCGGAAGTACCCTGCTTCTTACATATAAAAAATACAGACTTTCAGACCTCAGCTATACCTTCATTTTTGTATACCTTAACCTTCACATTTACGGAGCTAAATACACTTATGCTGAAAATCCTTTTGGATTCTGGCTTCAGGAAGTATTACATACATCAAGAAATCATTATGACCGAATTGTTCATTTTAGTTTTGGTTTCCTGCTTGCATACCCTATGCGAGATCTGTTCAAAAACACATTTAAATTTCCTGAAAAATATTGCTGGCTTCTTCCAGCTGAAATAACACTGTCCTTCAGCGCCATGTATGAGCTGATAGAATGGGCTGTTGCAGATCTGTTATTTCCGGAGCAGGGAGCTGCTTATCTTGGTTCACAGGGAGATATCTGGGATGCGCAGAAAGATATGGGCTTGGCTTTCTCAGGGGCAATCATTATCCTGTTGTT from Sporocytophaga myxococcoides includes:
- a CDS encoding DUF2238 domain-containing protein, with the protein product MNYTTASSLKLSEEKSNTFPLALLALFMGVWLWTLIDTSDINNWFLENTLTFLFGSTLLLTYKKYRLSDLSYTFIFVYLNLHIYGAKYTYAENPFGFWLQEVLHTSRNHYDRIVHFSFGFLLAYPMRDLFKNTFKFPEKYCWLLPAEITLSFSAMYELIEWAVADLLFPEQGAAYLGSQGDIWDAQKDMGLAFSGAIIILLLVFICQKIFNGAQKQHS